A single Leguminivora glycinivorella isolate SPB_JAAS2020 chromosome 25, LegGlyc_1.1, whole genome shotgun sequence DNA region contains:
- the LOC125239167 gene encoding gastrula zinc finger protein XlCGF46.1-like: protein METSAASGSMSPARVKLEPETDQWEMAPVKEEAVFLDEEKRVKEEWSDSTAGCGVSEGAMLADLYTKHEVKDELVLGPERPHRPVVAPAALYNRVAASALASAEPAHTPSAIATVYQCHHCSQLFWDKLFLKKHVNTHSPLHHSKTENCGSKRHQTHTDIQTRLRTHTDDKPFWCTQCDYKCKRKPDLQRHLMTHTDKKPFSCSHCDYKCRSKARLKSHLMIHTDDKPFRCTQCDYKFRRKPDLQRHLMTHTDEKPLSCSHCDYKCRSKAELKSHLVTHGDEMPFNCSHCGYKCKRKPQLQVHLMTHTDKKPFSCSHCDYKCRRNVELQAHLMIHTEEKPFNCSHCDYRCKRKSFLRNHLMTHTDKKPFSCSHCDYKCKRKYLLRTHLMTHTDEKPFSCSHCDYKCRRKAHLKSHLISHTKEDRV from the coding sequence CCCCTGTGAAGGAAGAAGCTGTATTCCTGGATGAAGAGAAGCGCGTGAAGGAGGAGTGGTCGGACAGCACGGCCGGGTGCGGCGTGAGCGAGGGAGCCATGCTGGCCGACTTGTACACCAAGCACGAGGTGAAGGACGAGCTCGTGCTGGGGCCGGAGCGCCCGCACCGCCCCGTAGTCGCCCCGGCCGCGCTATATAATCGTGTCGCAGCGTCCGCTCTCGCGTCCGCCGAGCCCGCACACACACCCAGTGCCATCGCCACCGTCTATCAGTGTCACCATTGTAGCCAACTGTTCTGGGATAAgctgtttttaaagaaacacGTAAACACTCACTCACCTTTACATCATTCAAAAACAGAAAATTGTGGTTCAAAACGACATCAAACACACACAGATATACAGACTCGTCTGAGAACTCACACAGACGATAAACCTTTCTGGTGTACTCAATGTGACTACAAGTGTAAACGAAAACCAGATTTACAGAGGCACCTGATGACTCACACTGACAAGAAGCCTTTTagttgtagccactgtgactacaagtgtagaAGCAAAGCACGATTAAAGTCTCACCTGATGATTCACACTGACGATAAGCCTTTTAGGTGTACTCAGTGTGACTACAAGTTTAGACGAAAACCAGATTTACAGAGGCACCTGATGACTCACACTGACGAGAAGCCTTTAagttgtagccactgtgactacaagtgtagaAGCAAAGCAGAATTAAAGTCTCACCTGGTGACTCACGGCGACGAGATGCCTTTTAATTGTAGCCACTGTGGCTACAAGTGCAAACGAAAACCTCAATTACAGGTTCATCTGATGACTCATACTGACAAGAAGCCTTTTagttgtagccactgtgactacaagtgtagaCGAAACGTTGAATTACAGGCCCATCTGATGATTCACACTGAAGAGAAGCCTTTTAAttgtagccactgtgactaTAGGTGTAAAAGAAAATCATTTTTACGGAACCACCTTATGACTCACACAGACAAAAAGCCTTTTagttgtagccactgtgactacaaatgTAAACGGAAATATCTATTACGGACACACCTGATGACTCACACTGACGAAAAGCCTTTTagttgtagccactgtgactacaaatgTAGACGAAAAGCACATTTAAAGTCTCATCTGATTTCGcacaccaaagaggatcgagtatag
- the LOC125239152 gene encoding uncharacterized protein LOC125239152, with protein MMADSGSQGSKEINMLIGNDYYFSFIRKNMIQLDDNLFLIDTDFGWVISGRLRLENQEEDNILTVVTYHQSNRGCKCFSEPDLPLRQSDLKFLWSLENIGITDSVKATREENAVQHFNDTVVYQGGRYYVKWPWTTYPPDVPTNYGLAYGRLKGLLQRMDKSTLQEYNEILMEQLKNEIIEVVQAGSNLQCQSVPPIHYLPHHIIKQSAKRGRIVYDGSARLKNEQSLNECLYRGPCMLQDLTALLLNFRVYQIGIVADVEKAFLQIGLQEEDRDVTRFIWLKDINKPLSDENILHLRFCRMPFGIISSPFLLTATIRYHISQKNSDLLKRVANKCYVDNIVTGTNAVDEAVRLYDETRETFEELSMNLRDWTSNDEAFNQEIPETYRAKETNEIKVLGLLWDKRQDMLKLNLNKEVIMEGFSEVTKREVLRVLASVYDPCGIVSPLLMPIKLFLQELWRLDYKWDAPLSQDQYRRWKKIESNLREIHEVEIPRYLGTNVNKGSVNELHCFADAAKDSYAAVVYFRSCNGSEIKTLFLLSKSRVAPLEKKNKKGKKNERKLTIPQLELLGCVIGNRLLTYLKETIELPIDRQYLWTDSLVVLNWIHSNKLLPPFISNRIEEIKRNVGLETYYVNTRENAADIATRPELWSQKKQVWLEGPSFLARSKEDWPKDIHLTSHQNLASFSAVVEGLKEQNLDNDMTVEPSDINMPVELSDNQIPMEVIEDDEPQPDQSEVKSQVQEVKNLQRRFFPDETKGKLTDLSRSLGLFTDVDGLLRCKGRMMHANWSYDMKYPILLPRDCEFTRKVVKEIHEKNYHVGAPHTLDLVRKQFWIPKGRPVVERVLRKCTQCVKYGGGPYPLPPTPALPAERANYSTPFTYTGIDYFGPVFIDTENGQQKRWVCLMTCLAVRAIHLEVIKNLTADECIMALRRFISTRGIPLAIVSDNALYFKLSSEILKSEHCVKNNIKWKFIPQLAPWHGAFYERLVGLVKHCMKRTLEKRLLNDTQLHTIIKEIETVINSRPLTRVGPDMEAVLRPCDFLSLGRCLNLEMSEDYRPDQDDTQVKKNLFESWKRGQNMLNHFKNMFIHQYLMSLRERYQHSHKQPRVKSHQEPSVGDLVQIKGENNNRNNWRVGKIVQLIRSADGFCRVAHVKVGDNIFIRSIGHLYPLEMECPPSVQGDVKPTDTSESQERAQNPILNDFETSQTIEIPKLNDHVEIVKENQETLQENPFTQCTQGRESNDDIPDERVRTTPPRSVHPETDETRLVDEGINEAEIVEQDEAQPREEVVRRAAAIRARERIAEWTRQLFAIL; from the coding sequence ACAGATTTTGGATGGGTTATATCTGGTCGTCTCCGCTTAGAAAATCAAGaagaagacaatattttaacaGTTGTCACTTACCATCAAAGTAATAGAGGTTGTAAATGCTTCTCAGAACCGGATCTACCGTTGAGGCAATCTGATCTGAAATTCCTTTGGAGTCTGGAAAATATTGGAATAACTGATTCAGTAAAGGCTACTAGGGAAGAGAATGCTGTCCAACACTTTAATGATACCGTGGTATATCAAGGTGGCCGTTATTATGTGAAATGGCCATGGACAACATATCCGCCCGATGTACCAACCAACTATGGTCTAGCGTATGGCAGACTCAAGGGATTATTACAAAGGATGGATAAGTCTACACTACAAGAATATAATGAGATACTTATGGAACAACTGAAGAATGAGATAATAGAAGTTGTTCAAGCAGGATCAAATCTCCAATGTCAGTCTGTGCCTCCGATTCACTACCTTCCGCATCATATAATCAAACAGAGTGCCAAACGTGGTCGTATTGTATATGATGGGTCAGCAAGACTGAAAAATGAGCAAAGTCTTAACGAGTGCTTGTATAGAGGACCTTGCATGCTCCAAGATCTGACAGCGCTGCTCTTGAACTTTAGAGTGTATCAAATAGGTATTGTAGCTGACGTCGAAAAGGCTTTCTTGCAAATTGGCTTACAAGAAGAAGATAGAGATGTGACAAGGTTCATATGGTTAAAGGATATCAATAAACCATTGTCCGATGAAAACATACTACACCTAAGATTCTGCAGAATGCCTTTTGGAATTATTTCCAGTCCTTTCTTGCTGACAGCTACTATACGCTACCACATATCTCAAAAGAATAGTGATCTGCTAAAAAGGGTAGCGAACAAGTGTTATGTTGATAATATAGTGACTGGCACAAATGCTGTAGACGAGGCTGTTCGATTATATGATGAGACCAGGGAAACATTTGAAGAACTCTCCATGAACCTAAGAGACTGGACATCAAATGATGAGGCCTTTAACCAAGAAATACCAGAGACATATAGAGCAAAGGagacaaatgaaataaaagttttaGGGCTGTTATGGGACAAGAGACAAGACATGcttaaactaaacctaaataaaGAAGTTATCATGGAAGGATTCTCAGAAGTTACTAAAAGGGAAGTCCTAAGAGTATTGGCATCAGTATATGATCCCTGCGGCATTGTATCCCCGTTACTCATGCCCATCAAGCTGTTTCTTCAAGAATTGTGGAGACTTGACTATAAGTGGGATGCTCCACTATCGCAAGATCAATACAGAAGATGGAAGAAGATAGAGAGTAACTTAAGAGAAATACACGAGGTTGAGATACCACGTTATTTGGGAACCAATGTCAACAAAGGATCCGTAAATGAATTACATTGCTTTGCGGATGCTGCCAAAGACTCCTACGCAGCTGTGGTATATTTCAGATCATGTAATGGCTCTGAAATAaagacattatttttattatcaaaGAGTAGAGTTGCACCTTTAGAAAAGAAAAACAAGAAAGGGAAGAAAAATGAAAGAAAACTGACTATTCCACAACTGGAATTACTAGGCTGTGTGATCGGAAACCGATTATTGACATATCTGAAAGAAACCATAGAATTACCCATTGATAGACAATACTTATGGACAGACAGTTTAGTGGTTCTTAATTGGATTCATTCCAATAAACTTCTGCCACCTTTCATAAGCAACAGGATAGAGGAAATAAAGCGAAATGTTGGCCTAGAAACATACTACGTGAACACAAGAGAAAATGCAGCTGACATTGCGACCCGGCCTGAATTGTGGTCACAGAAAAAACAGGTATGGTTGGAAGGACCATCCTTTTTAGCCAGAAGTAAAGAGGATTGGCCGAAAGACATCCACCTTACTAGCCACCAGAACCTGGCATCTTTCTCAGCTGTAGTGGAGGGTCTGAAGGAACAGAATTTAGACAATGACATGACTGTAGAACCTTCAGATATAAACATGCCTGTAGAACTATCTGATAATCAGATACCTATGGAAGTTATCGAGGATGACGAACCACAACCTGACCAGAGTGAAGTAAAATCTCAGGTACAAGAGGTAAAAAACCTGCAAAGAAGATTCTTTCCCGATGAAACAAAAGGCAAACTGACAGACCTCAGTAGAAGTCTTGGTCTATTTACAGATGTAGATGGATTGTTGCGATGTAAAGGACGAATGATGCACGCTAATTGGTCATACGACATGAAATATCCAATTCTTCTGCCCAGAGACTGCGAATTCACAAGGAAAGTTGTTAAAGAAATACATGAGAAGAACTATCATGTAGGAGCACCCCATACTCTCGATCTGGTTCGTAAGCAGTTCTGGATTCCAAAAGGAAGACCAGTGGTGGAGAGAGTACTAAGAAAGTGTACTCAATGTGTAAAGTACGGTGGAGGCCCGTACCCACTGCCACCAACACCAGCGTTACCTGCAGAGCGTGCAAATTACAGCACACCGTTCACCTACACTGGAATTGATTATTTTGGACCTGTTTTCATAGATACCGAAAATGGACAACAAAAGAGATGGGTGTGTCTAATGACGTGCTTAGCAGTGAGAGCTATACACCTAGAAGTCATTAAGAACTTGACTGCAGATGAGTGTATTATGGCGTTGAGGAGGTTTATATCTACAAGAGGTATACCATTAGCCATAGTTTCAGACAACGCACTATACTTTAAACTGAGCTCTGAGATCCTGAAAAGTGAACACTGCGTAAAGAATAACATCAAGTGGAAATTTATTCCCCAATTGGCGCCTTGGCACGGTGCATTCTATGAAAGACTAGTGGGTTTAGTGAAGCACTGTATGAAGAGGACTTTGGAAAAACGATTATTGAATGATACTCAACTCCATACTATTATTAAGGAGATTGAGACTGTGATTAACAGTCGGCCTTTAACACGAGTTGGCCCTGATATGGAAGCGGTGCTTAGACCATGTGACTTTCTATCACTAGGACGCTGTTTAAACTTGGAGATGTCGGAGGATTATAGACCGGACCAAGATGACACTCAAGTGAAAAAGAACTTGTTCGAAAGTTGGAAAAGAGGTCAGAACATGCTGAACCACTTCAAGAACATGTTTATACACCAATATTTGATGAGCCTAAGAGAAAGGTATCAACACAGTCACAAGCAGCCAAGAGTGAAATCCCATCAGGAGCCAAGCGTTGGTGATTTAGTCCAGATAAAAGGTGAAAACAACAACAGAAACAACTGGCGGGTTGGCAAGATTGTCCAACTTATAAGAAGTGCGGATGGATTCTGTAGAGTAGCACATGTTAAGGTAGGAGACAATATCTTCATTCGGTCTATCGGACACCTGTATCCTTTAGAAATGGAGTGTCCACCTTCAGTTCAAGGAGACGTTAAACCCACTGATACGAGCGAATCTCAAGAAAGAGCTCAAAATCCTATATTAAATGATTTTGAGACAAGTCAAACAATTGAAATACCAAAGTTGAATGATCACGTCGAGATTGTTAAGGAAAACCAAGAGACATTACAGGAAAACCCTTTTACCCAATGTACACAAGGAAGAGAGTCTAATGATGACATTCCTGATGAGAGAGTACGCACAACACCACCACGATCAGTACACCCAGAAACTGACGAGACGCGGCTTGTAGACGAGGGAATCAATGAGGCCGAGATAGTAGAGCAAGATGAGGCTCAGCCACGAGAGGAAGTAGTGAGACGAGCCGCTGCGATAAGAGCAAGAGAACGAATCGCAGAGTGGACTCGTCAACTCTTCGCTATTTTATAA